The following is a genomic window from Ptiloglossa arizonensis isolate GNS036 chromosome 11, iyPtiAriz1_principal, whole genome shotgun sequence.
GTTTTCTCCCCGATGACGTTTCGAAGGCAACCTTGATCGGCGAAGTCGAACGGATACGATCCTTCTCTCACACATTGTATCGTAGAGATATCTCGGGTCACGGATTCGCTCTCCGTCTCGTTCAAgaaaacaagaagaaaaaagaaacacagctCGGTGTCTCGGTATGGGCGATGGTGGAAATAACACCCAGCGAGCCCGACGGTTCGCGTATCGAAGggattaaaatatgaaaaaacaaTGGTTGAcggcgatggtggtggtggtggtggcgttgGTGATCGGTGatcggtgatggtgatggtgatggttgGTGTGTATGTATGAGCGAGTAcgtttcctctctctctttgtctctcATGTTCTAATATATTCTCGTAGAACTTAAAAGCTGACTTCGTTGTATCCGGTCGGCGGGAACGACGCGACAAGGACCATCGTTAtttgttaatattatatatCGGGGCATTCCCGGCGCGTAGAAGAGGTTATTGGCAGCAGTGGAATTGAGACATTGTGCGCGTTCGCTCCCCCGACGTCGCCGTGGAATAACGCGCGCCGCGGTCGTAACGAATCGGGGGTTCGCGAGCTATACGGAAAATTCGGGATGAGCGtctgtcggtcggtcggtcggtggtTAGGTCGGTGGTTAGGTCGGTCGGTGGTTAAGTTGGTCGGTCGGTAGGTCGGTCGGTCGTTTGGTCGATCGGTCGGGCGTTTTCTCCAGCGCCGTCGTTCCTGGATGAGCCGCCAATGTCGAAGAGCAGATCAATGGTGAGTAGTAATCATCGGTATAGCCGCGCTGATGATGGGTACCGGGCGCCGCGCCGCGAAAGAAGAGCCTGCAGGATCTCTCTCCTCCttttctccctctccctctctctctctctccctctctccctctctctctgtctctcgttcGTCTCGGTTGTCTCGTGGTTGTTTAAGAGAAGATACGAAGCGCCTGCAAAACGGGCCTGGAGCATACGGGACAGCTTGGATCGGAACTCTCGCAGACACGGTTGCCGCAGTCCAGGCAGAAGTGATTGTGTCCGCATGGTACGAGGGCAGCGGTGACCTCCTTGTCGCCGCAGACCACGCATTCCCGTCGTCCGCCGCCGAGCAACGAGTCCGTGGGTGACGCCGGACTCGCCGACGCCGGCGGTGACGGCCTCGAGGGTAGCACGACCCCGGGGAACGACCAGATCGAGGATGCGGACGCCGCCTGGGACTCGAACGACGGCGACTCGCCCAGTCCCTCGTCCCTCTCCATCCCGGCGCCCCAGATCGCCACGAGCTCGTTCAGTCCAGGTGCACCGGTGCTGCTGGACGAGCTGCTGCAACTCCCGCTGCTGGAGAACGCCCCGCTGGAACCGTGGGAGCTGTTCGAGCCCGGTGCGTCCAGACAGCCGAGGATCGAGCCAAGACCGCCGCGGCATAACGCGCTTAGCAGCTCGGAGTCGTCGAGGCTCGGACCGGTGCCGGTTCTCAACGCGATGTGCGCCTCGATCTCGCGTCTCGCCGCCTCGACGCTCTCCGGTAGCCCCGTAACCTCGAACACCGGCTCCTTGTCGCGACTCGGTGTCACTATATAGGTGTGCGTCTGATGTTGGATTCTCTTGATGGTAGCGCCCTTCGGCCCGACTACCAGACCGACCACTCTGTACGGGACTCGTACCTGAATCGTCACGTGCCCCGGGACCGACGCAGGCGGCCCAGGCGGCGCGCCCAACAACGCGCCCAACGAGCTCTTGCGCGACGCGCGGATCTGCGAGAAGTGCTCCGCCGCGGAGAGGATCTCGCGTTTCGCGCGGGCCACGTCCTCCTTACGACCCGTCACCACGAACACCGGCTCCTCGCCGCGTACCGGCGTCTTGATGTAAGTGTTGGTCTTTGCCCGGAGAGCCTTGATTTTGCAACCTGAAATCAAACAAGACGAACCCACGGTCAGAACTATTGCTTCGCTGACCATTCTAGGTGTACTGGAAGGTCTGGCTTATAGGGGGCATATGCTTGGAGGATCGCGTTTCTGGGTAACAGTTTTCGGGGGTGGAGGAGTCCTCGTTGTAAGCCTTTCGTCGCATAAGCGAACAATAACTTCTATCGCTGCTTTTCTTTAAACGTATCTCTCCGCCTCGCTTTCTGAACAAGGGGGTTACCAAAAGTCTCGTACAATCAGATTCCATACATTTTAATCCGGGTCTAGATTTACTGTTTCAAGTATACTATTTTAAGTGTATTGTTCTAGATGTATTGTTTTAGGTGTAATTTTTTAGGTTTACTGTTGTAGATGTGTTGTTCTAGGTGTACTGTCCTAAATTTACTGTTCTAGGTATTTTGTTCTAGATGTACTATTCTGGAGGCACTGTTTTGAGTAATCTGTTCTAGGTGTACTGTTCTGGGTGTACTATTTTGGGTGCACTGTTCTAGGTGTACTGTTCTAGATGTACTGTTCTGGGTGTACTACTTTGAGTGCACTGTTCTAGGGGTACTGTTCTGGGTGTACTGTTCACTGCTGATAAAATGACGATCGGAATGGTACGGTAATCTGCTTCCCTTGTAAGGCACGTTGCCATGAGCCTTGATTACCAAGACACAGCCCAAATTGTTCAATtcttaaacaaaaattcctaccgcaaagatttaaaaaaaaatatcctcCTCGAAATAAAATAGTTACAAAATATGGAAAGTCGATTATAGTCACTCAAACTCAGTAGCTCTCCTACGAATGCCGACTAAAGTTAAGAAAGATTATCCGGATAATCCCAATATTTCAAATAAGAACCTATACATTACAAATAGATAAAAACATTCGAACGATAAACAGAGAAGAAAAAACATGTGAACAACCCTAGCTCGACGATTCGTCAAATATCCCCCAACAAATTCTCTTTCCCCTGTTTCGAATAATTTGTCAAACAtcagaaacagagacacgatcgtaaaatttattcccCCGGAATTACGAGTTCGCGGTTGCCAATCGTATCACCGTGTACAtcgtaccgatgctcgaaaattggaatttttttggaGGAATTCGAATATCCGAAATCCGGATCGCGAATGCTTCGTGACGTCGTTATCCGGATATTCGATTATACGGATGATCTTCCTGATAGGTACTGTGCGCAGCTCGCAAGAAGTCCCGCGAGACGTTACTCGCTTCGCGTTGTCTCGCTCGATCCCGATACAACTCGTCTACTTTCTTCGTCGTTCGACCcaattaacccatttgcatccagAAGCGGAATAAGTCGAGTTGCTCGTATCACGAGtacggaataatccgcgagcgGCGTCCTTTTTTTAAACTCATTTGCCTCGGTAATTTAAACACACCTTGAACTATCCGTGCCATTGACACACGGCCCGTATCGTGAACAATACACACTTTTCTAAATCGTACACGTATGTAATTTACCGCCTGTAGATTACGGAGAAACAACGCGCggaatatttcatttctcgaTGCAAATTGATTAAACACGTGTGACGTGAGACGAGATCTTTTGCAGCCTGACCAATTAGACGCGCGTTCCTTTCGCGAGTCATCTCGTCAACCGCGGACTGTACATACGGAATGTAACTCAGTTACGAGACGATATCTCCGTTAATTTTAACCATACGCGAAAATACCGAAGGAACGAATAATTCAGTTTAAAAAGTCGCGTATTACAATATGTTTCTGGAGTAATCGAGATACAATCAAACTGTATCCAATTCTTCCACTCAATGTCTAAGTCGCCTCCTTTAAGCGAGAAAACGGCTGAAAGGTTCGACGTacgaattatttgaaaaacGTACAACTTCCGCCAACTTGGATCCCCCGCGAGATGTTCCAGGAGTGATCGAGATACAATCAGACTGTACCGAATTTTTCCACTCGAGGTCTCTCAGTCGCCTCCTTTAAGCGAGATAGCGGCTTAAAGGTTCGACGTACCGTCGCTCGGTCTTTCAACGGTGTCGTTCGAGTGGAAAGGCAACGTAACCGGGTATACACTACGACTCGTAGATAAATATCTCTGCACCGAATTCGTAACCAAAATCGAACCGTGACGCTTCGTACGGGTGCTCTGTTCGTCCACACCGTGGAAGCCAGAGTCTGTCTCGTGACGCAATTGTCTGAGAACAACAGACATCGTAGAAGTCGATCCGCTGTGAAGAACGTGGCTCGCGctctggctcgctcgctcgctcgctcgcagctACGAAAAAGGAGAAGCTGGAAGCGGTAGGACGCAGcggagaaagaagaacgatAGGAAGGCAGAGAGAGAGCAGGGTGCAGGAAACTGGAAGGAAGGAGGTCCCGACCCGGTCTGGTCCTCGGTCTCGCAGACTCTCTGGCCTTGAGCCGGCGCAATGCTAGCAATGCAGGTGAACCACTCCTCTCCCTTTCCTTCTTTCGCTTCGCGGCTTCTTCAACGCTccgtctcgctcactctcgcccAACGCCACGTCCGCCTTTCTCACTCTCGCGTATCCTTCGCGGGCTTCATCCTTCTCCgccctttctctttctttctctgcgTCTACCTCTGTATTTGTTTCTCTCCTTGTCCACTGCTCTGTGTTTGTTTCTCTCCTCGTCACGTACACTGCATTTCTTTCTCTCCTTGTCCCTACCTCTGGTATTTCTCTCCCTCTTTGTCTCTTCTGTATTCGTCCCGTCCTCtgtatttctttctctccttgTCCCTACCTCTGGTATTTCTCTCCCTCTTTGTCTCTTCTGTATTCGTCCCGTCCTCtgtatttctttctctccttgTCTCTTCCTCTGTGTTTTTCTATCCCCTTGTCCCATCCTCTGTGTTTTTCACTCTCCTTGTCCCTTCCTCtgtatttctttctctccttgTCTCTTCTGTATTTCTCTCTGTCCTTGTCTCGTCCTCTGCATTTCTTCCTCTCCTTGTCTCTTCTGTATTTGTCTCGTCCTCAGTATTTCTTTCTCTCCATGTGTCttctgtatttctttctctATTTATCTTCTCTGTAATTCTACCTCTCTTTATCTCCTCTGTATTTCTCTCTTTGTCTCCTCTGTACTTCTCACTTTGTCTCTTCTATACTTCTCTCTTTATCACTTCTATATTTCTCTCTTTATCTCCTCTGTACGTCTCTCTCCATCTCCTCAGTATTTCTCTATCTCTTCTGTGTTTCTCTCTTTACCTCTTCCGTGTATCTTCCTCTCGTTGTCCGGTGGTCGGTACTTCTTTCTCTCCTGGTCTCtataatttttctctctctcagcGTTCCCCTATATTTCCTTCTCCCTCGGTCGTTCTCTCGGCCCATCTCTCCTTCTCTCGCCAAGCTCCCTTTCGTTCGATTCACTCTCTCCTTCGTACGCGAGAGAACCCAACGAACGCGACACACGGGCCAGTGGCTCCTCGTGTATCGCATACCATCGcctttccgtttctctcttctgcCGCACGTCGCGTTTCCACGTTCATTAGCGACTTTTTAATTGCGTCTATCGACGACGCGACCCACTCGTAAATCAACCGccgatttcgaatcgaaaacTGACACACAGAGCGGGGTGAACGTGCTTTTCACCCAAGAGTCGAGCGGTTACGAAGAAAAACACGAAAAGCGAGTTACCTCTCGCTTATCTTGAATATATTGTATTGCTCGAAAtgtcattttgtttttattttttttttttttttttttttggtaaaaatgaaacacgatttttttcgactgtacaaacattttattaaattacgtattctccattttggaaaacgaaatcactttccgaacaacccaatagtttatgtacttttcaattttttgtacaGTTTCTCAATTCTAAGGAGTTGTgctgttttataaaaattgttacgtttaaacaattttctatcCGCGCGGAAGTTTTGTGAAAATATCGACAGACTGTTCGTACGAACTTGCAACTTGGTATATTGGATgcttcgaaatcgttcgaaatccTCACAAATCGTACGCACACTTGTATTTAATTTATCGAGTTACATTTAGGAAAACGCCGATGAGTATCGAGCATggacaaaatttacgaaaggatCTCACGAAGCCAGAAACGAGTCACCTGGTCATTGCCCAGGATGATCGATGCACCTGGCTACGTAAGTAACTGAAATATCTTTTTACCGCGGGAATAAAACGAACGCGTTTCTGGAACAAACGTCGAAACTTCCACGGAACGTGTACCAGTTATCGAACGTCGACCGTTTAAAGTCTCGATGGATGACGTACAGGGGTCACATTTGACCCTTGAGTTAATACACACACTTGAAACATTTGCGTATCCACGAAGGACCGAGAAATACTTCCCTCAGTGTAAATAACTCGTTCTCCAACGATATTCCCATTAAAGGCCAAATTGTTTACAATCGTGTTAACAATCTGAACATAAATTGGAGCAATTTCGATGAAATCGTATCGTGTCGCGAAAATCGGTACACATTCGTAACATCCTTGGAAATCCTAATATTGTACAGGGTATTTCGTGTTTCGACGTCTGGGAAGCATTAATAGAATCTACAATTTTTGTAGATTCTACAAAAATTTACTTTAGCTTTAGCGAGTACACTTGACAGCAACGTTGACTTCTTTTTTGCGGACTCATTGGATGCGTTTAGACGTCACATTAACAGGTTTAAGTTTGTGACAGAGATTACTCTCTTACCACGCGTACACTTTCTCCtggtaaacggaaaaacgacgttgtataataataatgataataacggAGTACTCGTTGATATGTCACTGGAACGTAGCAACGGTGATAAATCGTACATGGACGTTAATTATATCGCGTTACAGGGTCAGGTTCGTGACCGAGGTGTATAAATGTATTGgttacgtaaaataaaatttccggTCAACGACAGTTGATAGTGTAGACTTCGTGTACACGCGTCTATTACACCCGATACTTGGAACGGGGTTGTAAACTTTCCCACGGAATTTCAACTACGCAAAAAGTCGGTTTATCCACCCCCAACGTGGTTGGACAGCCCACACGTACACGTGTTTCAGGTACCACGAGTTCAACGAATGCGAAACCTGctctttcgagtattcgaagtaCCTTCTCGTCGATCAAGTTCTACAAATCCTCGATCAACGACGAATCGAGAATCAAGACAATTCTCGTAAGTCACTTACGGTTAATTATTATTCATTGATACCCATAAGTTGCACCATCTACAAGTTAAAatgaatactaggttgttcgataagttttgtcgatttttaccattgtaaaaaaaaatactataacacttcaagttcgaacaactgtaaatacactcgaacgagtcgacagatgtaCATCAAGTTCCACGAATCCTCGATCGACGACTCGAAAATCAAGACAATCCTCGTAAGTTATTTATAGTTAATTAGTATATATTGGTCCCCATAAGTTGCACCATCTACAAGTTGAaataaatactaggttgttcgataagttttgtcgattaaaaaaaaaatactataacacttcaagttcgaacaactgtaaatacactcgaacgagtcgacaggtgTGCATGAAACTTTACTCGTattcgtcaaacagtagtacccaACTTAGAAAACtaaaacgaacctaatagctctatttcgtatcgaacgacgaaacttatcgagcaacctgttccATTTTCCCCAATCAAATTCCACAATTCCTCGATCGACGACTCTAAGAAAAAGACAATCCTCATAAATTACTTCTGTCCCAATGAAATGTTTCCTTCACCCATAGATCGAAACGAACGCCCCACCTACGAGTTAACATAAATCCTCCCTTAGTATCGACCGtgtcttcgattcgatcgatcgtcctcGCGACCTTATCGACTCGAAAATATCACGATAAAGGGAAACCCTCGCTACAAGTATTTCTACTAGTTCCATTGGTCGCGAGAACCGCTCGTAAGCGAACAATAAACGTGTAAAAATAGCACGAAACGGCCTATCGACCAAAGGACCATCGGATAGTACACGCAACCCTCTGTGTGTCGTTCGATCAAACTGACGTTCGTTTTCACGCCTCCTTTCCCCCCACCCCGCGCTCCGCCAATAGGGAAAAAAGACCAGGAGGAGGAGGTGTTCCGTTCGGTCGGTCCCCGCCGCGAAGAAGGTCctcgccgcgacgcgacgcgacaatGTCACGGGCGTCGTCCATGGCGCTCTTCAGGGACGCTCGCTGCGGCACAATCTTGACATCGATACGGCCGCAAAACAGCCACGGACGCGGTCCGCTACTCCGTGGCGTTTTCCGCGCGCGAGAGGAAAGGGGCTGGAAGGTAGCGCGCGGCGCGCACGCATCGGACCGCGGCGAGGTCGTCTCGGGGGCGCGGGCATAATTACGCCCGTAACGAGAGTTGCTTTTTATACGCGGCGCGGAGCCTTTCGATGAATTCAGGGAATTTTACGCGCGGAATAGTACCGCTTTCGAGGGTCGTTCGAGCCACGTAGGCGTGACACCGTTGCGTCTAGCGTGCGCGATACCTCGCGAGAACCGACACTTCTCGAATCGAGTATCGTCGCTTTCGGTGCGattggaaacttttcggatGGGATTTCGTAGAAACGTTTTGCGTTCGTTTGTTACGAAATCTTGGAAGGGTGTTTCACGACCCACGTGTCTGTGGTAGAAGCGTGTGACGCGAGAATGTGGTGGGGGTGTCTCTTTGAAATTGTATTTGTTTTTCCTGGTGACTCGGTTATGGAAATAAATACCTTTTCTTGGAGTGTAATTTTTGCACTGCAGTCGAAGTGTTATATTTGATACACGTGTGGGTTTCTTTGGTAGAAATTTGAAGCAATTGTTTCCTTTGTAAGAGGAAAATTTTCcttttgtgaaaatttgagaCGGTTGTTTTCTAAGTACAAATTGTacaccattttcttttttttttggttggaATTCGATACAATTATTTCCTTCGCGAAGAATTCGATAGAATTTCCTTCGGTAGGTGTGCGAAGTTTGCGTTACGATTGCGTTGAATTTTGAACGCGATCGTTTCTGAAATTATCGCGGGAATCTCGTTGCATCGTGGAATCTTGTCAAAGTGCATCGTCGGTCGATAAAGATCGGAAGGTATCGCTTCGGAGAGTTCAACGATCGAAAGCAGCGCTCGGGGAGCACAGATCGAGTACAATTGTTCGTGTAACCGAAATGGAGAAATCGTTGAGGGAATTCTGGACGGTGATACCGGTCCTCGAGACGAACCTAAGCGCCGAAACGGTCGATGGATATCGATGGCGACGTTTCGAAGCTCATCGCGGGGAATACGTTTCGAACCGAGTTGTTTCTCGATGCTTTCGAAAGAGATGCAAAACTTTACGTGAAAAAAACGGGAATCGATCGCGACTCGAGTCGATAGAATCGAATCCACGAATCGAAACGTATTCGTTCGCCGCGAGCAACCACTTCTCGTGTTCGAGCGTGTACGCGCGCACGTTCTCCGTCCCTCGGGGGATGCTCAACCCTTTCGTTACCACGAACGAGATATCCGACGTTACGATATCGCTCGTACGACGTTACCACCCACAAACGACAAAACGACCCCTACTCAGCGAACGAAATGTGCGAAGGAAACAAGACACTTCTTCCAAGAATCGCAAGAATTGCACCTGACTTCCGAGCGTaccgaaaataaagaaattaattcgcaataatattaattttattaattttattaattccacGTCCTAGAAATCTTCCATACATGGATCCTTTGCcgctaaatattttcaaatacaaaattTCGCCCTTGGATACATTTAACGCGCGAAACATCTCGCGTTGCATCGTCGCGTAGCCATTGACGATGCACGTTCAAGTACTCGTAAGAATGAAACAGAACGACGCGTATTTTgcaaagaaacaagaaaaatgAACAGAGGGAAGGTGTTTTGTAAAAATCGTAACGtcgatttatttatcgttctttACTCTTCCTTCGCCAACAGTAGAAtgatcttgcgaatggattcaTTCTTCGCTCCAAATTGTCAAACAGTGTTACGTTCTCTGTGACGAGCAACATCGTCATACAGAGATGTCTCGTTCTCAGTGACGAAAGGGTTGAAACTGAACGAACGTTCATGTTTACCGTGAGAAACATTTCGTAACGCGACAGTGCGCGAGTAAACGTCGACGAGCGTCCTCGAATCGGGCAGGGTAAAATCCTGTTTCAGTTTCATCGATCACGCTTTATTTTCGGAACCCATTGTACCCAACCTTCTTCTAccgtctcgtttcttccttcgagccGGTTTACCTTCGACGATTATATTCATTCAGCGGTTACATACCTCGCGCGCACCTCTCCCTTTAACTTTCCTCGACCCTGAATGCAGGCGTGCTCGAACGCCTCGACACTCGCAGCGCGCGAATTGCACTTTGGAATACCGAACCGTAACCGTGAAAACGGACGCGAAGTTTGTCTCGGTGGTACTCGCGAGGGGCGACGAACGGATCGCTTGTTAACCAACGGGGACAAACTTTTTTCAGAATTTACGGGAATAGGGAGGATAAAGTAGGAGAagatcttctttttttttgttaatcgtAGGAGAACGTTCGTCGAGCTTTACTCTAATGGAGATTGTTGCAAAAACTACCGAGACTAAACTACCCAAGTTTCTGCTTGGGATACGTAGCACGGAAGAAAACGAAGGGCAAGAGACTATTTCTAGCGACCGATATCGCGCAAAAAGAGTGCACATTGTGTATTTCTGTTTACGATGAATACTGCGCGTAGAAAAGAACGAACTACGAGTAATCGACTGTTTTGAGCGATCGATATTGCGCAAAGAGAGTGCAAATTATTGACACGTGTCTGCTTATGATAAATAGCGTAGAAAGGAGAAGTAACTGATTGAATTAATTCTgtgtaaaaaaatttccaaaaattgtagaaatttgtttcgaataaaattcactcGAAATTTATCTTCGTGTAATTTGACAGTAGCGAGTGGTACGACAAAATAACCAACGCGAGCATAATTTATTTGTTCGACTCTGTGACTAATTTGTAAATTCGACTCTGTGACTCTGCATCGCTCCAGACTCGTCCAAGGATACATATCTCCGCGGTACCGGGATGCTGTGCGTTtcgaaaacaaagaaatattaaaatactcgcAAAGTACGGTACGGAACCCCTTAAACGCGCGCCACTTAGAGAAAAAGGCGAAAAAATACCCCGTGTTCGGGGGGCACCCGTAAAAGCTCGAACTCGTCTTGTTTCCTCGGTCAGCGTCGTAACTCTCGTCCAAGGATTCGCTTCGTTCCACTGTCAACGCGTTGGTCTGTTTAAAGTCCAGCCAGCTTGCCAATACCGCGTACAATTTCTTCTCTCGAACGCCACGGAACCGTGCAAGGTTACGACCCACAATCGAACCGGGACATTTTACGATCGACGCGGGCCGCAAGTATTCTTGACCACCGTTTGGGAAATCGTCGCGAGAGAACCGACGATACGAGAAAGGTGCGACTCGCGGGAAAATCTCAATCATCGAACTGGAAATGGAACGATATCGTACGTCAACGACTGTACACTCGTGAGCGAGCGAGAGCCAAGAATCACGCGTTAAGCTGGACCGGGCGTACCAGAAAACGCCGCGGGTGAAAATCGGTCGTTATTCTAGCTGGCAAATTGTTAAGCTCGCCACGGCGCAAGGGTAACCATTATTATCCGTAATCCGAAGAAGCATAAATTTGCCCAAGGATACTGGCGAGATGCCTGGGGCCGAGCGCGAACCAACGAGAGAGAGACACGagacgagaaagagaaacacgGAGAAGAGGAGGGCATCGACGAGatgggttaaaaaaaaaatccaacggGGGCTGGCACCGCGGAACCATCGCCCGTTCCGTGGAAACCGTGGAAAACAGTGTTTACGATGGAATCCTGATAAATTGAATTACCACCAGTGACCACCGAGGGGAAAAACGATTCATGGTCGACGACCAGCTGCGCGCCGGTTAATTGCCACCGTACGCGAACGTAATCGGCTCGAATTACACCGTAATGAGCGCGAATTTAGGAACGCCCAGAGCAACGAAACGATCGCCACggtctctcctcctcctcctcctcctcatcctcctcctcatcctcctcctcatcctcctcctcatcctctCCGCGACTCGATTTTGCGCGTCGCCGAAACGTTTTGCCCTCTTCCTTACtcacgctcgagaaattaccgGCCTCGCGAAACCACGACCTCGAAGACTTCCGTGAAACTTTCAACGTCCATCGTGAGGAGGACGCGTACAATTTTTAACTTCGAGAATCTTATTTaggttaaaaataaaacgacaccCTCCGCTGTGGGGAGGATCCTCTTCGCGTGGACGCGTTCTTACTTTGGTGTAacggttttttttgttttttggacAAAATTCTACCTTCTTTTACGAGAGAGCTCGTAAACGTGGAACTAAATTCTAATAtttgtgtgttctttttttgtttctagaAGGTCGCGAGGATTTTCTTAGGTTATTAGCGAAAGGTACACGTTTGGAGCAGTGGCACGCACACGTGAGTTTTAAATTCTATAGTTTATTCTATAGAATAGCTTTCTAGAAATTTGATACGATTTGATTGTTCTTTTCCCATCGTATTTAGAGCACTGGTCTAGAACACACGATCCGTAGAGATTGC
Proteins encoded in this region:
- the LOC143152737 gene encoding RNA-binding protein MEX3B-like, giving the protein MPTSLFSEMDRGTNGGAAASLEDQRALQLALELSMLGLEGTPGCPGTGTGTGTGTANDPDPLQTTPPGVFEEARSKKSQNMTECVPVPSSEHVAEIVGRQGCKIKALRAKTNTYIKTPVRGEEPVFVVTGRKEDVARAKREILSAAEHFSQIRASRKSSLGALLGAPPGPPASVPGHVTIQVRVPYRVVGLVVGPKGATIKRIQHQTHTYIVTPSRDKEPVFEVTGLPESVEAARREIEAHIALRTGTGPSLDDSELLSALCRGGLGSILGCLDAPGSNSSHGSSGAFSSSGSCSSSSSSTGAPGLNELVAIWGAGMERDEGLGESPSFESQAASASSIWSFPGVVLPSRPSPPASASPASPTDSLLGGGRRECVVCGDKEVTAALVPCGHNHFCLDCGNRVCESSDPSCPVCSRPVLQALRIFS